The following are from one region of the Microbacterium sp. cx-55 genome:
- the mutM gene encoding bifunctional DNA-formamidopyrimidine glycosylase/DNA-(apurinic or apyrimidinic site) lyase, with amino-acid sequence MPELPEVEVVRAGLEPAVSGATVRAVDVLDERALTRHLGTGAEFEARLVGRRIRSAARRGKFLWLPLDEHGGVDEALVAHLGMSGQLLLRAPGAPRERHERIRLEVEHPHHGELSVVFADQRTFGSLAIDALVATPDGRPGGRGSDRPAVPSQVQHIARDPLDPAFSDAAFRAALARKASAVKRVLLDQTVTSGIGNIYADEALWAARIHPETPALALSSRAVTRVLGEVRVVLEKALAEGGTSFDAQYVNVNGQAGYFAHSLNAYGRTGQPCPRCGRPIVRVGFMNRSSHYCPRCQRLTAVAG; translated from the coding sequence ATGCCCGAACTTCCCGAGGTCGAGGTCGTACGGGCGGGCTTGGAACCGGCCGTCAGCGGTGCGACGGTTCGCGCCGTCGATGTGCTCGACGAACGCGCGCTGACGCGGCATCTCGGTACGGGGGCGGAGTTCGAGGCTCGCCTGGTGGGCCGCCGCATCCGTTCCGCGGCGCGACGCGGCAAGTTCCTGTGGCTGCCGCTGGACGAGCACGGCGGGGTTGACGAGGCCCTCGTCGCCCACCTCGGCATGAGCGGGCAACTGCTCCTGCGTGCGCCCGGGGCGCCGCGGGAGCGGCACGAGCGGATCCGGCTGGAGGTCGAGCACCCGCACCACGGCGAGCTCAGTGTCGTGTTCGCCGACCAGCGCACGTTCGGGTCGCTCGCCATCGACGCCCTCGTCGCCACGCCCGATGGGCGACCGGGTGGGCGGGGGAGCGACCGCCCCGCCGTCCCGTCCCAGGTGCAGCACATCGCGCGTGATCCGCTCGACCCCGCGTTCTCGGATGCGGCCTTCCGTGCGGCGCTGGCGCGGAAGGCGTCGGCGGTCAAACGCGTGCTGCTCGATCAGACCGTGACGAGCGGAATCGGCAACATCTACGCCGACGAGGCACTCTGGGCGGCCCGCATCCACCCCGAGACTCCCGCTCTGGCGCTCTCGTCCCGCGCTGTCACGCGTGTGCTCGGTGAGGTGCGCGTCGTGCTCGAGAAGGCGCTCGCGGAGGGCGGAACCAGCTTCGACGCGCAGTACGTGAACGTGAACGGGCAGGCCGGGTACTTCGCCCACTCGCTCAACGCCTACGGCCGTACCGGACAGCCGTGCCCGCGCTGCGGTCGCCCGATCGTGCGCGTCGGATTCATGAACCGCTCGAGCCACTACTGTCCGCGGTGCCAGCGTCTCACCGCGGTCGCGGGCTGA
- the coaD gene encoding pantetheine-phosphate adenylyltransferase, whose product MSNRIAVVPGSFDPPTHGHLDVIRRAASLYDHVHVLVVHNPGKEAMLPIAQRVALLEQSIVDDGMDAGHLTVAAWSMGLLVDYAVDVGAGVLVKGIRSQVDVAYETPMAIVNRHLAGIETVFLLPDPSHALVSSSLVRQVAGLGGDVSPYVPAVVARFLDTGARDI is encoded by the coding sequence GTGAGCAATCGGATCGCTGTCGTCCCCGGTTCGTTCGACCCGCCGACCCACGGTCATCTGGACGTCATCCGGCGGGCGGCGAGTCTCTACGACCACGTGCACGTGCTCGTCGTGCACAACCCGGGCAAAGAGGCGATGCTGCCGATCGCCCAGCGCGTGGCGCTCCTGGAGCAGTCCATCGTCGACGACGGCATGGACGCGGGGCACCTGACGGTCGCCGCGTGGAGCATGGGCCTGCTCGTCGACTACGCGGTCGATGTGGGCGCGGGGGTACTGGTGAAGGGCATCCGATCCCAGGTGGACGTGGCCTACGAGACGCCGATGGCGATCGTCAACCGGCATCTCGCGGGCATCGAAACCGTGTTCCTCCTGCCCGACCCGTCGCACGCGCTCGTCTCGAGTTCGCTCGTGCGGCAGGTCGCGGGTCTCGGCGGCGATGTATCGCCGTACGTGCCGGCCGTTGTCGCGCGATTCCTTGACACCGGCGCCCGCGACATCTGA
- the rpmF gene encoding 50S ribosomal protein L32 → MAGNPPKRKVSRSNTRSRRAQWKATPTKLVKTVENGKTVYSRPHQAKVVTDSQGTELFLEYKGRKVADV, encoded by the coding sequence ATGGCAGGTAACCCCCCGAAGCGCAAAGTTTCGCGCTCGAACACCCGTTCGCGTCGCGCGCAGTGGAAGGCGACTCCCACCAAGCTCGTCAAGACCGTAGAGAACGGCAAGACGGTGTACAGCCGTCCGCACCAGGCGAAGGTCGTCACCGACTCGCAGGGCACCGAGCTGTTCCTGGAGTACAAGGGCCGCAAGGTCGCCGACGTCTGA
- a CDS encoding ATP-dependent DNA helicase RecG — MPVTLDSRLDGVLGGKTASALQRSFRMHTVGDLLSHYPRRYAKRGELTPIDSLAVGEQVTIVAQIKSVSERTMQSRRGSLLEVVITDGVGDVKLTFFNQAWRMKDLKVGSRGIFSGKVGEYRGGKQFAHPDYELFAGEDEALMSAQAYATQPIPIYPATSTISSWQMTSFIRTVLDLLAPLDDPLPLDLRQRQQLLGFGEALERMHRPDFEDSIAPAVRTLRWHEALVLQTALLQQREAVRALAATPRPPGSLLERFDAALPFERTPDQVAVGEAIAADLVGEWPMNRLVQGEVGSGKTLVALRAMLQVAQSGGQAALIAPTEVLAAQHLRSITRMLGPQLAPEVMPTLLTGQMGAADRRRAALRVASGQSLIVVGTHALLSPKTSFADLALVVVDEQHRFGVEQRETLRAKGTSPHALVLTATPIPRTVAMTVFGDLDVSTIRTMPAGRAGIETFVAPLAERPGWFARVWERAAEEVRKGHQVFVVAPAIDIDPSGAPVDDDSSDPPDPANAPDDLDTPESSRTRWGVVQAAQLLAEHPLFAALRVTTLHGKMPAEEKDAIMRAFSAGDIDVLVATTVIEVGVDVPNASTMVILDADRFGVSQLHQLRGRVGRGDVPGLCLLVTEAPTRTPARSRVEAVAATLDGFQLAEVDLELRGEGNVLGDAQSGVRSSLRLLRVVTDADLIAMAREEGERILADDPGLGRHPGLAGAIERRLDTVERAALAKN; from the coding sequence ATGCCGGTCACGCTCGACAGTCGCCTGGACGGCGTCCTGGGTGGGAAGACCGCATCCGCTCTGCAGCGATCGTTCCGGATGCACACCGTCGGCGACCTTCTCTCGCACTACCCGCGGCGCTACGCGAAACGTGGTGAGCTCACACCGATCGACTCGCTCGCCGTCGGCGAGCAGGTGACGATCGTCGCGCAGATCAAGAGCGTCTCCGAGCGCACGATGCAGAGTCGGCGCGGTTCGCTCCTCGAGGTCGTCATCACCGATGGTGTCGGCGATGTGAAGCTCACGTTCTTCAACCAGGCGTGGCGGATGAAAGATCTGAAGGTGGGCAGCCGAGGGATCTTCTCCGGCAAGGTGGGGGAGTACCGCGGGGGCAAGCAGTTCGCGCACCCCGACTACGAGCTGTTCGCGGGCGAAGACGAGGCGCTCATGAGCGCCCAGGCGTATGCGACGCAGCCGATCCCCATCTATCCCGCCACCTCGACGATCTCGAGCTGGCAGATGACGTCGTTCATCCGCACGGTGCTCGATCTGCTGGCGCCACTCGATGATCCGCTGCCGCTCGATCTCCGTCAGCGGCAGCAACTGCTCGGCTTCGGTGAGGCGCTCGAGCGCATGCACCGTCCCGACTTCGAAGACAGCATCGCCCCCGCGGTGCGCACGCTCCGATGGCATGAGGCCCTCGTGCTCCAGACCGCTCTTCTGCAGCAGCGCGAAGCTGTGCGCGCGCTGGCGGCGACGCCGCGCCCCCCGGGATCCCTCCTCGAGCGATTCGACGCCGCGCTCCCGTTCGAGCGCACGCCCGACCAGGTGGCGGTGGGCGAGGCGATCGCTGCCGACCTCGTCGGGGAGTGGCCGATGAACCGGCTCGTGCAGGGCGAGGTGGGTTCGGGAAAGACGCTGGTCGCGCTGCGTGCCATGCTGCAGGTCGCGCAGAGCGGTGGGCAGGCGGCGCTCATCGCCCCGACCGAGGTGCTCGCGGCGCAGCATCTGCGTTCGATCACCCGGATGCTGGGCCCCCAGCTCGCCCCCGAGGTGATGCCGACTCTGCTGACGGGTCAGATGGGCGCGGCCGATCGGCGCCGGGCGGCTCTCCGCGTCGCATCGGGGCAGTCGCTCATCGTCGTGGGCACGCACGCGCTCCTGAGCCCGAAGACATCGTTCGCCGATCTCGCCCTCGTCGTCGTCGACGAGCAGCACCGGTTCGGTGTCGAGCAGCGCGAGACGCTTCGCGCGAAGGGTACGAGTCCGCATGCGCTCGTCCTTACCGCGACGCCCATTCCGCGCACCGTCGCCATGACCGTGTTCGGTGATCTCGACGTCTCGACGATCCGCACGATGCCCGCCGGTCGCGCAGGTATCGAGACCTTCGTCGCGCCGTTGGCCGAGCGACCGGGATGGTTCGCACGGGTGTGGGAGCGCGCCGCCGAAGAGGTGCGGAAGGGGCATCAGGTGTTCGTCGTGGCCCCGGCGATCGACATCGATCCCTCGGGCGCCCCGGTCGACGACGACTCGTCCGATCCGCCCGACCCGGCGAACGCGCCCGACGACCTCGACACCCCAGAGAGCAGTCGCACCCGGTGGGGCGTGGTTCAGGCGGCTCAGCTCCTGGCGGAGCACCCGCTGTTCGCGGCGCTCCGGGTGACGACGCTGCACGGCAAGATGCCGGCCGAAGAGAAAGACGCGATCATGCGCGCGTTCTCGGCGGGTGACATCGATGTGCTCGTCGCGACGACCGTGATCGAGGTCGGCGTCGACGTTCCCAATGCGTCGACGATGGTGATCCTGGATGCGGACCGCTTCGGGGTGTCGCAACTCCACCAGTTGCGCGGACGCGTCGGTCGAGGTGACGTGCCGGGCCTCTGCCTACTCGTCACGGAAGCCCCCACCCGCACACCCGCGCGCTCGCGCGTGGAGGCGGTGGCCGCCACGCTCGACGGGTTCCAACTCGCCGAGGTTGATCTCGAACTCCGGGGCGAGGGCAACGTTCTGGGCGACGCCCAGTCGGGTGTCCGTTCGTCGCTCCGCCTGCTCCGGGTCGTCACGGATGCCGATCTCATCGCCATGGCCCGCGAGGAGGGCGAGCGTATTCTCGCCGATGACCCGGGGCTCGGCCGGCATCCGGGGCTCGCCGGGGCCATCGAGCGCCGACTCGACACGGTCGAGCGCGCCGCCCTCGCGAAGAACTGA
- the rnc gene encoding ribonuclease III, producing MTDVTADVSALSEKLGVDIDPELLALALTHRSYAYEHGQIPHNERLEFLGDSVLGQAVTVRLYTAHPELDEGALAKRRASVVSTVALAEVARSLGLGRFILLGRGEQLTGGDDKDSILADTTEAIIGATYLSKGPDAATALVLRLVEPLLADPDRYGAAVDPKTSLQELAAARGFAAPVYRVEATGPDHARVFTATVTVDSIVEPGTGTSKKHAEMAAALRAWNVLSGRD from the coding sequence GTGACTGACGTCACTGCGGATGTGTCCGCACTTTCCGAGAAGCTCGGGGTCGATATCGATCCCGAGCTTCTCGCACTCGCTCTGACGCACCGCTCGTACGCATACGAGCACGGTCAGATCCCGCACAACGAGCGCCTCGAGTTCCTGGGCGACTCCGTGCTGGGTCAGGCCGTCACCGTGCGGCTGTACACCGCGCATCCCGAACTCGACGAGGGTGCCCTGGCGAAACGTCGCGCCAGCGTGGTCTCGACGGTGGCGCTCGCGGAGGTCGCCCGTTCCCTCGGGCTCGGTCGATTCATCCTCCTCGGGCGCGGTGAGCAGCTCACCGGGGGTGACGACAAAGACTCGATCCTGGCCGACACCACCGAGGCCATCATCGGCGCCACCTACCTGTCGAAGGGCCCGGATGCGGCGACCGCGCTCGTACTCCGACTCGTCGAGCCCCTGCTGGCCGATCCCGATCGCTACGGCGCTGCCGTGGATCCGAAGACGAGCCTGCAGGAACTCGCGGCGGCGCGCGGGTTCGCCGCGCCCGTGTACCGGGTCGAAGCGACCGGTCCCGACCACGCGCGCGTCTTCACGGCGACCGTGACGGTGGACTCGATCGTCGAACCGGGAACGGGCACCAGCAAGAAGCACGCCGAGATGGCGGCCGCGCTTCGTGCGTGGAACGTGCTCAGCGGCCGCGACTGA
- a CDS encoding GNAT family N-acetyltransferase: MSPLSTLEIRPVHAPESVDADGAEDFLRTVEVRNRVYREISGHDDSAALPGELLPFYHESASERRYLWLVLDDGRPVGRVGLNVPLEPGSRTAYALIELLREAWGRGIGTAAHARVEQVARDEGRTILQTWVEHTAAEGEHLAPPTGYGSVPRDHAARFLLRHGYTLEQVVRMSVYDLFGSRDALESHAERARAAASDYRVVQWELPTPEEYVDGFAWMKSRMSTDAPSAGLESDEEAWDAARLREHDAHYLDGGQRMLVTAAQHIETGELCAFNELVIGADPTRATNQEDTLVLSTHRGHRLGLLVKAEGLLAWRDIAPESPRVITYNAEENRPMLDINEALGFVPRTYEGAWKKVLE; the protein is encoded by the coding sequence ATGTCCCCTCTGTCCACCCTCGAGATCCGCCCGGTGCATGCACCGGAATCCGTCGACGCCGACGGTGCGGAGGACTTCCTCCGCACCGTCGAGGTGCGCAATCGCGTGTACCGGGAGATCTCGGGCCACGATGACAGTGCCGCGCTGCCCGGCGAGCTCCTGCCCTTCTACCACGAGAGCGCGAGCGAGCGGCGCTACCTCTGGCTCGTGCTCGACGACGGACGTCCGGTCGGGCGGGTCGGTCTCAACGTCCCGCTCGAGCCGGGGTCGCGAACGGCGTACGCGCTGATCGAACTCCTGCGCGAAGCGTGGGGGCGCGGCATCGGTACGGCCGCCCACGCGCGCGTCGAGCAGGTAGCCCGCGACGAGGGGCGCACGATCCTCCAGACCTGGGTCGAGCACACCGCCGCCGAGGGCGAACACTTGGCTCCGCCGACCGGATACGGTTCGGTGCCCCGTGACCACGCCGCGCGCTTCCTGCTCCGGCACGGATACACCCTGGAACAGGTCGTCCGCATGAGCGTGTACGACCTGTTCGGGTCACGCGACGCGCTCGAGTCGCACGCCGAACGGGCGCGGGCGGCCGCATCCGATTACCGCGTGGTGCAGTGGGAGCTGCCCACGCCGGAGGAGTACGTCGACGGCTTCGCATGGATGAAGTCGCGCATGTCGACGGACGCCCCCTCCGCGGGGCTCGAATCCGACGAGGAAGCCTGGGACGCCGCGCGCCTCCGCGAACATGACGCGCACTACCTCGACGGCGGACAACGGATGCTGGTGACGGCCGCGCAGCACATCGAAACCGGGGAGCTCTGCGCGTTCAACGAACTCGTGATCGGTGCGGACCCGACCCGTGCCACCAACCAGGAGGACACCCTCGTGCTGTCGACGCACCGTGGCCACCGGCTCGGGCTGCTGGTGAAGGCCGAGGGACTCCTCGCCTGGCGCGACATCGCGCCCGAGTCACCTCGCGTCATCACCTACAACGCCGAAGAGAACCGGCCGATGCTCGACATCAACGAGGCGCTGGGGTTCGTTCCCCGTACATACGAAGGAGCGTGGAAGAAGGTGCTCGAGTGA
- the smc gene encoding chromosome segregation protein SMC: MHLKSLTLKGFKSFAQPTTFALEPGVTAIVGPNGSGKSNVVDALAWVMGEQGAKTLRGGKMEDVIFAGTSTRGPLGRAEVQLTIDNADGALPIEYAEVTISRTLFRNGASEYAINGQSCRLLDVQELLSDSGLGREMHVIVGQGRLDTVLQASPEDRRGFIEEAAGILKHRRRKEKTLRKLEAMEANLTRLSDLAGELRRQLKPLGRQAEVAREAATIAAVVRDAKARLLADELVALRAELAGYSRNEQERRAERTLLQDRSENVRARVVTLETQERSAAVDGARSVTFGLERVQERLRGLYTLAGQRLALLADGDDALVTAPTVSQAAIDEARAELDEISAGVGAAQDAAVAAGRDVTRARAELDALDVDIAEQSALVSQHDMRLTALRGSADAAESALAAVRAAVERQQKALDAAIARRDDAAHELAGVNPDLVPEESSAEHAAAYEQAQRRASEAETDVAGIRERLHAAEREQDALTAQVATLGRALDVRTGASELIAGGGSGIRGLVGDSVQVASGYEAAIAAALGAVAEGVLVDTRADAVTAAGTARSGEYGVVDIVVAETSAEPPVLPEAPGIVAARDVVTAPAGVLGLLSRVVIASDLSTALDLVAEHESDLTIVTSAGEVVTRFTVRAGTGQGRSRLELAAERDTAAERLAEITVIADSLREALTDRSQDLAAARAHTKSALTDLREHDAALAAHAEKVNRATVRHEAAVAECERLTATLRQVEAAVAEAEDSARVAQDRLRSAQEAPRPMLDVSARDGMLAALEEARDREMRSRLDVETLRERIRAGEARVVALERQRERERAAAEEAARRAVLRRRQRDIAASVAAQLPALLDSVDRSVAQARVELATAESARTAVTAELADARREESALRERLSGLTESVHGLELRIHEKRLHVTSLLERVQSELGLSEDILVSEYGPDQGIPDVAADESDEPETRPYDRAEQKRRLQDAERTLGQLGRVNPLALEEFAALEQRHTFLTEQLADLTQTRSDLLTIIADLDERMQTIFVAAFEDTRVAFTEVFPILFPGGTGSIALTNPDDPLYTGIEVSVRPVGKKVERLSLLSGGERSLAAVALLVAIFKARPSPFYILDEVEAALDDANLGRLLSVFEQLRESSQLIVITHQKRTMEIADALYGVSMRQDGVSAVVGQRVRERERETA; encoded by the coding sequence ATGCACCTGAAGAGCCTGACGCTCAAAGGGTTCAAGTCGTTCGCGCAGCCGACGACGTTCGCTCTCGAACCGGGAGTGACGGCGATCGTCGGGCCGAACGGATCAGGTAAGTCGAATGTCGTCGATGCCCTCGCCTGGGTCATGGGCGAGCAGGGCGCCAAAACTCTCCGCGGCGGCAAGATGGAAGACGTCATCTTCGCGGGCACCTCGACCCGGGGGCCCTTGGGCCGCGCCGAAGTGCAACTGACGATCGACAACGCCGACGGCGCACTTCCGATCGAGTACGCCGAAGTCACCATCAGCCGAACCCTGTTCCGCAACGGCGCGAGCGAGTACGCGATCAACGGCCAGTCCTGTCGTCTGCTCGACGTGCAAGAGCTGCTCAGCGACTCGGGGCTCGGGCGCGAGATGCACGTCATCGTCGGGCAGGGGCGCCTGGACACCGTGCTGCAGGCGAGTCCGGAAGACCGGCGCGGGTTCATCGAGGAGGCCGCGGGAATCCTCAAGCACCGTCGCCGCAAGGAGAAGACGCTTCGCAAACTCGAGGCGATGGAAGCCAACCTGACGCGGCTGAGCGATCTGGCCGGTGAACTGCGCCGCCAGCTGAAGCCCCTGGGTCGACAGGCCGAAGTCGCGCGCGAGGCCGCGACGATCGCGGCCGTCGTGCGGGACGCGAAGGCACGTCTGCTGGCCGATGAACTGGTGGCGCTTCGAGCGGAACTCGCCGGCTACTCGCGCAACGAGCAGGAGCGGCGTGCCGAGCGCACCCTGCTGCAGGACCGCTCGGAGAATGTGCGCGCCCGCGTGGTGACTCTCGAGACCCAGGAGCGCTCCGCCGCCGTCGACGGGGCGCGCAGCGTCACGTTCGGTCTCGAGCGGGTGCAGGAGCGGTTGCGCGGGCTGTACACGCTGGCCGGCCAACGCCTCGCGCTCCTCGCCGACGGCGACGATGCGCTCGTGACCGCACCCACCGTGTCGCAGGCGGCGATCGACGAGGCCCGCGCGGAACTCGATGAGATCTCCGCGGGCGTCGGTGCGGCGCAGGATGCCGCGGTCGCCGCTGGACGCGACGTGACTCGCGCCCGCGCGGAACTGGACGCACTCGACGTCGACATCGCCGAGCAGAGCGCGCTGGTCTCGCAGCACGACATGCGGTTGACCGCCCTCCGCGGATCCGCGGACGCGGCGGAATCCGCCCTCGCGGCGGTTCGCGCGGCGGTCGAGCGACAGCAGAAGGCCCTCGACGCCGCCATCGCGCGCCGAGACGATGCCGCGCACGAGCTCGCCGGAGTGAACCCCGACCTCGTGCCGGAGGAGTCGTCGGCCGAGCATGCCGCGGCGTACGAGCAGGCGCAGCGCCGTGCGAGCGAAGCGGAGACGGATGTCGCCGGCATCCGCGAGCGACTGCACGCAGCCGAGCGGGAGCAGGACGCGCTGACGGCCCAGGTGGCGACCCTCGGCCGGGCGCTCGACGTGCGGACGGGAGCATCGGAGCTCATCGCGGGCGGAGGCTCCGGCATCCGGGGTCTCGTCGGGGATTCGGTCCAGGTGGCCTCGGGATACGAGGCCGCGATCGCGGCGGCCCTCGGGGCCGTCGCCGAGGGTGTGCTGGTCGACACGCGCGCCGACGCAGTGACCGCGGCGGGCACCGCGCGGTCGGGTGAGTACGGAGTCGTCGACATCGTCGTCGCAGAGACGTCCGCCGAGCCGCCCGTGCTGCCCGAAGCTCCGGGGATCGTCGCGGCACGCGATGTCGTCACGGCACCGGCGGGAGTGCTCGGGCTGCTATCGCGGGTGGTGATCGCGAGCGACCTGTCGACGGCGCTCGACCTGGTCGCAGAGCACGAGAGCGACCTGACGATCGTGACCAGCGCGGGTGAGGTCGTGACCCGGTTCACGGTTCGCGCCGGGACGGGCCAGGGCCGCTCTCGTCTGGAACTCGCCGCCGAGCGCGACACCGCCGCCGAACGACTCGCCGAGATCACGGTCATCGCCGACTCCCTCCGAGAAGCGCTGACCGACCGCTCCCAGGATCTGGCCGCCGCTCGTGCGCACACGAAATCGGCGCTCACGGACCTTCGCGAGCACGACGCGGCGCTCGCGGCGCACGCGGAGAAGGTCAATCGCGCGACGGTCCGGCACGAGGCCGCCGTCGCGGAGTGCGAACGGCTCACGGCGACGCTTCGTCAGGTCGAAGCAGCCGTGGCCGAGGCGGAGGATTCGGCCCGCGTCGCGCAGGACCGACTCAGGTCGGCGCAGGAGGCCCCGCGGCCGATGCTCGACGTCTCTGCCCGCGACGGGATGCTGGCCGCGCTGGAAGAGGCGCGCGACCGCGAGATGCGCTCCCGGCTCGACGTCGAGACGCTGCGCGAACGCATCCGTGCCGGTGAGGCCCGTGTGGTCGCTCTCGAACGGCAGCGCGAGCGCGAGCGGGCCGCCGCAGAAGAGGCCGCCCGTCGGGCGGTGCTCCGTCGTCGTCAGCGCGACATCGCCGCATCCGTCGCCGCGCAGCTCCCTGCGCTTCTCGACTCGGTCGATCGCTCGGTGGCGCAGGCACGCGTCGAGCTCGCGACCGCGGAGTCCGCCCGGACGGCGGTGACCGCCGAGCTCGCCGACGCGCGCCGGGAGGAGAGTGCGCTCCGAGAGCGGTTGAGCGGGCTGACCGAGAGCGTGCATGGGCTCGAGCTCCGCATCCACGAGAAGCGCCTGCACGTCACGTCGCTCCTCGAACGCGTCCAGAGCGAACTCGGCCTGAGCGAAGATATTCTCGTTTCGGAATACGGTCCGGATCAGGGGATCCCCGACGTGGCGGCGGACGAATCCGACGAACCTGAGACGCGTCCGTACGATCGCGCGGAGCAGAAACGTCGTCTGCAGGACGCGGAACGCACACTCGGACAGCTCGGCCGGGTGAACCCGCTCGCGCTCGAGGAGTTCGCCGCGCTCGAGCAGCGCCACACGTTCCTTACCGAGCAGCTGGCCGACCTCACCCAGACCCGCAGCGACCTGTTGACGATCATCGCCGACCTCGACGAGCGGATGCAGACGATCTTCGTGGCGGCGTTCGAGGACACGCGGGTGGCCTTCACCGAGGTGTTCCCCATCCTCTTCCCGGGCGGGACGGGCAGCATCGCGCTGACCAACCCGGACGATCCGCTGTACACCGGAATCGAGGTGTCGGTGCGTCCGGTCGGCAAGAAGGTCGAGCGGCTCTCGCTGCTCTCGGGTGGCGAGCGATCCCTGGCGGCGGTCGCGCTGCTGGTGGCGATCTTCAAAGCCCGGCCGAGTCCGTTCTACATCCTCGACGAGGTGGAGGCGGCGCTCGACGATGCCAACCTCGGGCGCCTGCTCAGCGTGTTCGAGCAGCTGCGCGAGTCGAGCCAGCTCATCGTCATCACGCATCAGAAGCGCACCATGGAGATCGCTGACGCGCTCTACGGCGTCTCGATGCGTCAGGACGGCGTCTCGGCGGTCGTCGGACAGCGCGTGCGTGAACGCGAGCGGGAAACCGCATGA
- a CDS encoding 1-acyl-sn-glycerol-3-phosphate acyltransferase produces MRRLIARLFWMFSRWKLVTEPAPTRPTILVGAPHTSNWDFVLMLAIAWRLGIPARWLGKNGLFRGWRGPIMRALGGIPVDRNNPARVVDDVVARIQTGEVFGLVVTPEGTRSGAGWKSGFYRIARQTGMPVVLGYVDRTTMSTGLGPTIEMTGNVAGDMDRIRAFYADKAGFRPELRTEPRLSDEPTSDSAAPL; encoded by the coding sequence ATGCGCCGCCTCATCGCCCGCCTGTTCTGGATGTTCAGTCGCTGGAAGCTCGTCACCGAACCCGCTCCCACCCGGCCGACGATCCTGGTCGGCGCGCCCCACACCTCGAACTGGGACTTCGTCCTCATGCTCGCGATCGCCTGGCGACTCGGCATCCCGGCGCGCTGGCTCGGGAAGAACGGCCTGTTCCGCGGATGGCGCGGGCCGATCATGCGCGCGCTCGGCGGCATCCCCGTCGACCGGAACAACCCGGCACGCGTCGTCGACGACGTCGTCGCCCGCATCCAGACCGGTGAGGTGTTCGGCCTCGTCGTGACGCCGGAAGGCACCCGATCGGGCGCCGGCTGGAAGTCCGGCTTCTACCGCATCGCTCGACAGACGGGCATGCCGGTCGTGCTCGGGTACGTCGACCGCACGACCATGTCGACGGGCCTCGGCCCGACGATCGAGATGACCGGTAACGTCGCGGGCGACATGGACCGCATCCGCGCCTTCTACGCCGACAAGGCGGGATTCCGTCCCGAGCTCCGCACCGAGCCGCGCCTGTCCGACGAGCCCACCTCGGACTCCGCCGCACCCCTCTGA
- a CDS encoding YceD family protein translates to MREVVRDVALADKWGEGLVSVAEKESVDIDARLESVHEGILVSGTASAEATGICGRCLIDIALPVEVEFQELFAYPGEEAADFEVQDDHVDLENLVRDAIVLSLPFQPVCRPDCPGLDPETGERLAEHADTEPRKALDPRWAALADLASDQNTEPGGSGQSTQTS, encoded by the coding sequence ATGCGCGAAGTCGTTCGCGACGTCGCCCTCGCAGACAAGTGGGGCGAGGGTCTCGTCTCCGTCGCCGAGAAGGAGAGTGTCGACATCGACGCTCGCCTCGAATCGGTGCACGAGGGCATTCTGGTCTCCGGCACGGCGTCCGCGGAGGCGACCGGAATCTGCGGTCGATGCTTGATCGACATCGCCCTGCCGGTCGAAGTCGAGTTCCAGGAGCTTTTCGCGTATCCTGGAGAAGAAGCGGCTGATTTCGAAGTTCAAGACGACCACGTGGATCTTGAAAATCTGGTCAGGGATGCTATCGTCCTCTCGCTTCCGTTCCAGCCAGTGTGCCGGCCGGACTGCCCAGGTCTCGACCCCGAGACGGGTGAACGTCTGGCAGAGCACGCTGACACGGAGCCGCGCAAAGCCCTCGATCCTCGCTGGGCAGCGCTTGCGGACCTGGCCTCGGATCAGAACACCGAGCCGGGCGGGTCCGGACAGAGCACACAGACCTCGTAG